In Flavobacterium piscisymbiosum, the sequence AAACCGTTTTATTGCAAGTAACTAGTCAAAAATATTCCAAAATTAAAGGCAAGTTGATTGCTACAGAAAAAGACAAAGAATTTCTTGATAATATTCTTCCTTTTGGACGTTGTGGACTTCTACGAAATTCCTGTAAATACAAACCAACACTATGGCAAAAAACACTCAAAAGCAAAATAAATAATTATGCAAAATTGAGTAAAGATTCTTTTATTTTATGTGATGTTGGCGGCAGAATAGAATTTAAAGATGTAGCGGAAAATAATTTTTCCCACTCTGAAAGTTCAAAAGTAGCAATTACTGCTTTTGTAAAAGAGAAAAGTCAAGAAAATGAAATTGAAAAAAATAATATGCTGATGATACTATTGATTTCATTAGCATTGCTATTTCTTTTCGGCGCTATATTTTATAAATTAAGTAGTACAAATCAAATATGACAGCAATACTAATTTACAAAAAGAATACTTCCTAATTGCTAATTTGTCCATCAGACATAACTAATTTTCTATCCGCCATATTAGCCAGTTCTTCGTTATGGGTTACAATAACAAACGTTTGTCCAAATTCGTCACGAAGCTGGAAGAATAACTGATGCAGGTTTTCAGCAGAATGAGTGTCCAGATTTCCTGAAGGTTCATCGGCAAAAATAACATCAGGTTTATTGATTAAAGCTCTTGCTACGGCAACTCTTTGTTGTTCTCCGCCCGAAAGTTCGTTTGGTTTATGATGTATTCTGTGTGATAAACCTAAATATTCTAAGATTCTTTTGGCTTCTTTTTCAGTTTCAGCTTTTGGTTTGTTGGCCATAAAGGCGGGAATACAAACATTTTCCAGAGCGGTAAATTCAGGTAAAAGCTGATGAAATTGAAAAATAAAACCAAGATTTAAATTCCTGAAATTCGATAATATTTTGTCCTGTTTGCTTTTCTTTTTGAAATAACGATTCATATAGATCGCTAATGCTAAAAGAGGCAAGACTAAAACGAATGCAGTAACATATCGTGTTATATCATCGAGGATTGTACGTTTGAAAAAGAGCATATAATTTAAGAGGCAAAGCGCATAAACAAAACCGCTTCGGTAAACCCATTTAAAAGTTTTTTCCTGTTTTGAATTGTCGGTTTCTACATCCTGCAATTTCA encodes:
- a CDS encoding DUF4280 domain-containing protein, yielding MSLKTITDSTLICDKGSKTVLLQVTSQKYSKIKGKLIATEKDKEFLDNILPFGRCGLLRNSCKYKPTLWQKTLKSKINNYAKLSKDSFILCDVGGRIEFKDVAENNFSHSESSKVAITAFVKEKSQENEIEKNNMLMILLISLALLFLFGAIFYKLSSTNQI